The following coding sequences lie in one Salifodinibacter halophilus genomic window:
- a CDS encoding ATP-dependent DNA helicase Rep, translating into LDGFVNIVRFLRDEAQRISPGELVGVLAERSGLLASIRAQCKDEASYQRRKENLAELSGWFDGGRGSGPGELAAQLAL; encoded by the coding sequence CTCGACGGCTTCGTCAACATCGTGCGCTTCCTGCGCGATGAGGCCCAGCGCATCAGCCCGGGCGAACTGGTCGGGGTGCTGGCCGAACGCAGCGGCCTGCTCGCCTCGATCCGCGCCCAGTGCAAGGACGAGGCCAGCTATCAGCGGCGCAAGGAGAACCTGGCCGAACTGTCGGGCTGGTTCGACGGCGGCCGCGGCTCCGGCCCGGGCGAGCTGGCCGCGCAGCTGGCGCTG